A stretch of Oryza brachyantha chromosome 4, ObraRS2, whole genome shotgun sequence DNA encodes these proteins:
- the LOC102705900 gene encoding probable magnesium transporter NIPA2 isoform X2, with protein sequence MVMSIDNVRGFALATSSSAFIGSSFVIKKIGLKKAGDAGVRAGSGGYSYLYEPLWWIGMTAMILGEVANFAAYAFAPAILVTPLGALSIIFSAVLAHFILKERLHMFGVVGCILCVVGSVGIVLHAPKEKKIDSVNEIWHLATQPGFIVYSCLAVVVALVLIFWVVHRTEQRKMLAYIAICSLMGSLTVISVKAVAIALKLSFNGVNQFIYIPTWFFIVVVIICCLVQLNYLNKALDSFNTAVVSPVYYVMFTILTIIANMIMYKDWASQNATQIATELCGFVTIVAGTFLLHKTRDMGNEQSESPSLRGECELQNH encoded by the exons ATGGTGATGTCCATAGACAATGTGAGGGGCTTCGCACTGGCCACATCATCAAGTGCATTTATTGGTTCAAGCTTTGTGATTAAGAAGATTGGGTTGAAGAAAGCGGGGGATGCTGGGGTAAGAGCAG GTTCTGGAGGATACTCATACTTATATGAACCATTATGGTGGATAGGAATGACAGCTA TGATTCTTGGTGAGGTGGCCAACTTTGCAGCGTATGCATTTGCTCCTGCAATACTCGTCACTCCTCTAGGAGCACTGAGCATCATATTCAG TGCAGTGCTAGCACACTTTATTTTGAAAGAAAGGTTGCATATGTTTGGTGTTGTTGGTTGCATATTATGCGTTGTCGGTTCAGTTGGTATAGTTCTACATGCtccaaaggagaaaaagattgATTCTGTTAACGAAATATGGCATCTTGCAACTCAACCAG GTTTCATAGTCTATTCTTGCCTGGCGGTAGTTGTTGCACTTGTTTTAATTTTCTGGGTCGTTCACCGGACCGAACAAAGGAAAATGCTCGCATATATTGCAATTTGTTCTCTGATGGGATCTCTTACG GTTATCAGTGTAAAAGCAGTGGCTATTGCTTTGAAGCTCTCATTTAATGGAGTGAACCAATTTATCTACATCCCAACGTGGTTCTTTATTGTTGTGGTGATTATATGCTGTTTAGTGCAGCTCAATTACTTAAACAAG gcACTTGATTCATTCAATACAGCTGTTGTTTCTCCTGTCTATTATGTGATGTTCACCATTCTTACTATTATTGCCAACATGATCATGTACAAG GACTGGGCCTCTCAGAATGCAACCCAGATAGCAACTGAGCTTTGTGGGTTTGTGACAATTGTTGCAGGAACTTTTCTTCTGCACAAGACCAGGGATATGGGAAACGAACAATCTGAATCACCATCTCTGAGAGGAGAATGTGAACTCCAGAATCATTAG
- the LOC102705900 gene encoding probable magnesium transporter NIPA2 isoform X1 — translation MTAMILGEVANFAAYAFAPAILVTPLGALSIIFSAVLAHFILKERLHMFGVVGCILCVVGSVGIVLHAPKEKKIDSVNEIWHLATQPGFIVYSCLAVVVALVLIFWVVHRTEQRKMLAYIAICSLMGSLTVISVKAVAIALKLSFNGVNQFIYIPTWFFIVVVIICCLVQLNYLNKALDSFNTAVVSPVYYVMFTILTIIANMIMYKDWASQNATQIATELCGFVTIVAGTFLLHKTRDMGNEQSESPSLRGECELQNH, via the exons ATGACAGCTA TGATTCTTGGTGAGGTGGCCAACTTTGCAGCGTATGCATTTGCTCCTGCAATACTCGTCACTCCTCTAGGAGCACTGAGCATCATATTCAG TGCAGTGCTAGCACACTTTATTTTGAAAGAAAGGTTGCATATGTTTGGTGTTGTTGGTTGCATATTATGCGTTGTCGGTTCAGTTGGTATAGTTCTACATGCtccaaaggagaaaaagattgATTCTGTTAACGAAATATGGCATCTTGCAACTCAACCAG GTTTCATAGTCTATTCTTGCCTGGCGGTAGTTGTTGCACTTGTTTTAATTTTCTGGGTCGTTCACCGGACCGAACAAAGGAAAATGCTCGCATATATTGCAATTTGTTCTCTGATGGGATCTCTTACG GTTATCAGTGTAAAAGCAGTGGCTATTGCTTTGAAGCTCTCATTTAATGGAGTGAACCAATTTATCTACATCCCAACGTGGTTCTTTATTGTTGTGGTGATTATATGCTGTTTAGTGCAGCTCAATTACTTAAACAAG gcACTTGATTCATTCAATACAGCTGTTGTTTCTCCTGTCTATTATGTGATGTTCACCATTCTTACTATTATTGCCAACATGATCATGTACAAG GACTGGGCCTCTCAGAATGCAACCCAGATAGCAACTGAGCTTTGTGGGTTTGTGACAATTGTTGCAGGAACTTTTCTTCTGCACAAGACCAGGGATATGGGAAACGAACAATCTGAATCACCATCTCTGAGAGGAGAATGTGAACTCCAGAATCATTAG
- the LOC102709172 gene encoding U-box domain-containing protein 9-like translates to MASPDAPSSPRSPAASARTRRRSPTASPDVASGQRSGGARADNGSSSLVEEIISSLREGASRERLFAPSDGGGGSAAVTRKGKEKPGSFSFPQLEAPPAVVDAAAVVGHFANVEAERREKARVEFLDMTMAATAGVRLGEIKRALLVDRKVLDLAGLERWLRRWEAIEELAWFTEMCADDDEERSPVPHLELFDCAFRALQAARSDEPHRGADFRKYWTGSVSVPEFFLCPISNKVMENPVVISSGKTVDVLALDKWWSENRRVCPVTDEILDDNIFIPNILIALCITLWRRENDIADVTAIAEPANISSDEEALLNEISLLAHSPSISDKTFDAILRLHELMNNAQCSFLHLLGRSPGMITKLACILPETCLDPDPELDGIILKIIAKTASYSPNKVILGDDRYAIPVLIARALLGPVATRVKCAQILGLLADNYYNKIKIGELGGFAALMELLLLVADRDVKQTVAMAIASLCEAQENWGRFLREGVADAAISLLRDDNLVDEARSILLQAKGFELAMTQILDKLKSFVGDDNCEKMIESLWDTFIQAKIQRCVNIARASASKRSASDTSSETSSEGILEMPIDTDLTEQTKKDIRVIVSWLQRRSFHPRTYRYIG, encoded by the exons ATGGCGTCGCCGGATGCCCCGTCGAGTCCGAGGtcccccgccgcctcggcgcGGACGCGCAGGAGGAGcccgacggcgtcgccggatGTCGCCTCGGGTCAGCGATCTGGAGGCGCTCGAGCCGACAACGGGAGCAGCAGCCTCGTCGAGGAGATCATCTCCTCGCTGAGGGAGGGCGCCTCAAGGGAAAGATTGTTCGCGCCGtcggatggcggcggcggatccgCCGCCGTCACGCGGAAGGGGAAAGAGAAGCCCGGGAGTTTCTCCTTCCCGCAGCTcgaggcgccgccggccgtcgtcgacgcggcggcggtcgtcgGCCATTTCGCCAACGTCGaggcggagaggagggagaaggcGAGGGTGGAGTTCTTGGACATGACGatggcagcgacggccggcgtcCGGTTGGGGGAGATCAAGAGGGCGCTCCTCGTCGACCGGAAGGTACTCGACCTGGCGGGGCTGGAGCGGTGGCTGCGGCGGTGGGAGGCCATCGAGGAGCTCGCGTGGTTCACGGAGATGTGcgctgacgacgacgaggagcgcTCGCCGGTGCCACATCTCGAGCTCTTCGACTGCGCGTTCCGGGCCCTGCAGGCCGCGCGCTCCGACGAGCCCCACCGCGGCGCCGATTTCAGGAAGTACTGGACTGGTTCGGTGTCCGTGCCGGAGTTCTTCCTCTGCCCTATCTCCAACAAGGTCATGGAGAATCCGGTCGTCATCTCCTCTGGAAAG ACTGTTGATGTTTTGGCATTGGATAAATGGTGGAGCGAAAACAGACGCGTTTGTCCAGTAACTGATGAGATTCTCGACGACAACATATTCATCCCCAATATCCTCATCGCGCTGTGCATAACGCTATGGCGTAGAGAAAATGACATTGCAGATGTGACGGCAATTGCAGAACCAGCAAATATATCTTCTGATGAGGAAGCCTTGTTGAATGAAATCAGCCTCTTGGCTCACTCCCCTAGCATCTCTGACAAAACTTTTGATGCCATTTTACGCCTGCACGAACTCATGAACAATGCTCAGTGCTCGTTCCTGCATCTGCTCGGCCGAAGCCCAGGCATGATCACAAAGCTTGCATGCATCTTACCAGAGACATGCCTGGACCCTGACCCAGAACTGGACGGCATTATCCTCAAAATCATCGCGAAGACAGCTTCCTACAGCCCCAATAAAGTGATATTAGGAGATGATCGATATGCCATACCCGTGCTGATTGCAAGGGCATTGCTAGGGCCTGTGGCCACAAGAGTCAAGTGTGCTCAAATCCTTGGGTTGCTGGCTGACAACTACTACAACAAGATCAAGATTGGTGAGCTTGGAGGATTTGCTGCACTGATGGAGCTGCTGCTCTTGGTGGCAGACAGAGATGTCAAGCAGACGGTGGCAATGGCAATCGCCAGTCTCTGCGAAGCACAGGAGAACTGGGGCAGATTTCTCAGAGAGGGAGTAGCAGATGCTGCTATATCCTTGTTGCGCGACGACAACCTGGTGGACGAAGCCCGCAGCATCTTGTTGCAGGCTAAGGGTTTTGAGCTGGCCATGACTCAGATTCTGGATAAGCTGAAATCATTTGTTGGTGATGACAACTGCGAGAAGATGATTGAGAGCCTCTGGGATACCTTCATCCAAGCGAAAATTCAAAGGTGTGTCAACATTGCTCGTGCATCTGCCTCAAAAAGATCAGCCAGTGACACATCTTCTGAAACATCTTCTGAGGGGATTTTGGAAATGCCTATAGATACTGATTTAACAGAGCAGACCAAGAAGGATATTAGGGTCATTGTTTCATGGCTGCAGAGGAGGTCGTTCCACCCTCGGACATACAGATACATAGGTTGA